A stretch of the Ptiloglossa arizonensis isolate GNS036 chromosome 1, iyPtiAriz1_principal, whole genome shotgun sequence genome encodes the following:
- the LOC143146912 gene encoding uncharacterized protein LOC143146912 — MTGRCRTFNARDKGGIIRKIKEGSRVSGSKSVVMLNEGNGVSVHPEKVRGVLREGSYNGRIARRKPYISSTNRMKRLEFAKHDGRVRVRRKQKEEPNSKHLQPTVKQSDGDVFRVTK, encoded by the exons atgacTGGACGCTGCCGTACTTTTAATGCTCGAGATAAAGGCGGTATTATTAGAAAGATTAAAGAAGGATCACGGGTGAGTGGTTCAAAATCGGTAGTAATGCTGAACGAAGGAAACGGGGTTTCTGTACACCCAGAAAAGGTGCGAGGAGTCTTGAGAGAGGGGAGCTACAACGGGCGAATAGCCAGGAGAAAGCCATACATTAGTTCAACAAACAGAATGAAAAGGCTTGAGTTTGCAAAACA TGATGGAAGAGTGAGAGTGCGGAGGAAGCAAAAAGAAGAACCGAATTCAAAACATTTACAACCGACCGTAAAACAGAGCGACGGAGATGTATTTCGAGTCACGAAATGA